A single Epinephelus lanceolatus isolate andai-2023 chromosome 22, ASM4190304v1, whole genome shotgun sequence DNA region contains:
- the LOC117246246 gene encoding NACHT, LRR and PYD domains-containing protein 1b allele 2-like isoform X1: MDDTYQYPVFFECQSLAENQVKRLQTYFSSRRRSSGGECGSLRRVNDKTYSIAFRHRGDQQRVLQRSKHVMDDLVFTVQDRLEPRATSPFQDRIVFQQGPCSTSASTGPDWMEWARAMREACDQFLQGISTGNSAPGEPRYQMSGAAEDTARGATAGASGNGACVEIIQGTIKTQQDSSDWTKLEPVINTVDEAQIYSLQSDAGRFECSVSALRWVCKEKVSFKYQFCSWEELGERPSCMDYMPAGPLMDITVTAGKLEEVHLPHWVCVDENSTMSDMFVVLHVDTCGDVLEQVSEVTSSHVKLVQPTFSPVGVMILKKLGIPFHFDTLVYKTNKEFLTLDVYLVPPDPSLQQVVEKLQNSCRSRRILKPGPDKSMQLGNNFSLKTDLVDAKIQPSVRELRHGSSNVFEVFIRNADSDFTLRLESKEDIFWTCTIHKGDYQSQSTYHKQGQHFVDRHRTALIERVCNTKAILDELVDRGLISDESYDAVRALKTTRDQMREIHKFVTAAGTEGKDALYEILKGMKSMRPLVSELEGSG, translated from the exons ATGGATGACACTTACCAGTACCCTGTTTTCTTTGAATGCCAAAGCCTGGCAGAGAACCAGGTGAAGAGGTTGCAAACGTATTTCAGTAGTCGCCGCAGATCCAGTGGCGGAGAATGTGGATCACTGAGGAGGGTGAATGATAAAACCTACAGCATTGCATTCAGACATCGAGGAG ATCAGCAGAGGGTCCTGCAGAGATCTAAGCATGTTATGGATGATCTGGTGTTTACTGTCCAAGACAGACTGGAACCTCGCGCCACCTCTCCATTCCAGGATCGTATAGTATTCCAG CAGGGCCCATGTTCCACGTCTGCTTCAACAGGTCCAGACTG GATGGAGTGGGCGAGGGCCATGCGGGAAGCATGTGACCAGTTTCTTCAAGGGATAAGTACTGGAAACAGTGCACCAGGTGAGCCGAGGTACCAGATGAGTGGTGCTGCAGAAGACACTGCAAGAGGAGCCACTGCTGGAGCTTCTGGAAATGGTGCCTGTGTAGAGATCATTCAGGGAACCATCAAGACCCAGCAG GACTCCAGTGATTGGACCAAACTTGAACCTGTCATCAATACAGTGGATGAGGCTCAAATCTATAg CCTCCAGTCTGATGCAGGTCGTTTTGAATGCAGCGTGTCTGCCCTGCGCTGGGTTTGTAAAGAAAAGGTCAGCTTCAAATACCAGTTCTGCTCATGGGAGGAACTCGGGGAGAGGCCTTCATGCATGGATTACATGCCAGCAGGACCCCTAATGGACATCACAGTCACAGCTGGGAAGTTGGAGGAGGTGCATCTGCCACACTGGGTCTGTGTAG ATGAAAACTCTACAATGTCAGACATGTTTGTAGTTCTGCATGTGGATACCTGTGGAGATGTTTTGGAGCAAGTGTCTGAAGTGACATCGTCCCACGTCAAGTTAGTCCAGCCAACTTTCTCGCCAGTTGGTGTAATGATCTTGAAGAAACTGGGCATTCCATTTCACTTTGACACGTTGGTGTACAAGACAAACAAAGAATTCCTCACCTTGGATGTTTACCTGGTGCCACCTGATCCATCCCTACAACAG gttGTGGAAAAATTGCAAAACTCTTGTAGATCCAGAAGAATCCTAAAACCAGGCCCAGACAAGTCCATGCAGTTGGGAAACAATTTCTCTCTCAAAACAGATTTGGTGGATGCAAAGATTCAACCCAGC GTGCGAGAGCTCAGACATGGTAGTAGTAATGTATTTGAGGTGTTTATCAGAAATGCAGACAGCGACTTCACCCTCAGGCTTGAAAGTAAGGAAGACATTTTCTGGACCTGTACCATCCATAAAG gagaCTACCAAAGTCAGAGCACTTATCACAAACAAg GTCAGCATTTTGTGGATCGCCATCGGACAGCTCTGATCGAGAGAGTGTGTAATACAAAAGCCATCCTGGATGAGCTTGTGGATAGAGGGTTGATCTCAGATGAGAGCTATGATGCTGTGAGAGCTCTAAAAACCACACGAGACCAGATGAGGGAGATTCACAAGTTTGTGACTGCAGCTGGCACCGAAGGCAAAGACGCACTTTATGAAATCCTGAAAGGGATGAAGAGTATGAGGCCTCTTGTTTCTGAGCTTGAGGGGTCTGGATGA
- the LOC117246246 gene encoding NACHT, LRR and PYD domains-containing protein 1b allele 2-like isoform X2, translating to MDDTYQYPVFFECQSLAENQVKRLQTYFSSRRRSSGGECGSLRRVNDKTYSIAFRHRGDQQRVLQRSKHVMDDLVFTVQDRLEPRATSPFQDRIVFQGPCSTSASTGPDWMEWARAMREACDQFLQGISTGNSAPGEPRYQMSGAAEDTARGATAGASGNGACVEIIQGTIKTQQDSSDWTKLEPVINTVDEAQIYSLQSDAGRFECSVSALRWVCKEKVSFKYQFCSWEELGERPSCMDYMPAGPLMDITVTAGKLEEVHLPHWVCVDENSTMSDMFVVLHVDTCGDVLEQVSEVTSSHVKLVQPTFSPVGVMILKKLGIPFHFDTLVYKTNKEFLTLDVYLVPPDPSLQQVVEKLQNSCRSRRILKPGPDKSMQLGNNFSLKTDLVDAKIQPSVRELRHGSSNVFEVFIRNADSDFTLRLESKEDIFWTCTIHKGDYQSQSTYHKQGQHFVDRHRTALIERVCNTKAILDELVDRGLISDESYDAVRALKTTRDQMREIHKFVTAAGTEGKDALYEILKGMKSMRPLVSELEGSG from the exons ATGGATGACACTTACCAGTACCCTGTTTTCTTTGAATGCCAAAGCCTGGCAGAGAACCAGGTGAAGAGGTTGCAAACGTATTTCAGTAGTCGCCGCAGATCCAGTGGCGGAGAATGTGGATCACTGAGGAGGGTGAATGATAAAACCTACAGCATTGCATTCAGACATCGAGGAG ATCAGCAGAGGGTCCTGCAGAGATCTAAGCATGTTATGGATGATCTGGTGTTTACTGTCCAAGACAGACTGGAACCTCGCGCCACCTCTCCATTCCAGGATCGTATAGTATTCCAG GGCCCATGTTCCACGTCTGCTTCAACAGGTCCAGACTG GATGGAGTGGGCGAGGGCCATGCGGGAAGCATGTGACCAGTTTCTTCAAGGGATAAGTACTGGAAACAGTGCACCAGGTGAGCCGAGGTACCAGATGAGTGGTGCTGCAGAAGACACTGCAAGAGGAGCCACTGCTGGAGCTTCTGGAAATGGTGCCTGTGTAGAGATCATTCAGGGAACCATCAAGACCCAGCAG GACTCCAGTGATTGGACCAAACTTGAACCTGTCATCAATACAGTGGATGAGGCTCAAATCTATAg CCTCCAGTCTGATGCAGGTCGTTTTGAATGCAGCGTGTCTGCCCTGCGCTGGGTTTGTAAAGAAAAGGTCAGCTTCAAATACCAGTTCTGCTCATGGGAGGAACTCGGGGAGAGGCCTTCATGCATGGATTACATGCCAGCAGGACCCCTAATGGACATCACAGTCACAGCTGGGAAGTTGGAGGAGGTGCATCTGCCACACTGGGTCTGTGTAG ATGAAAACTCTACAATGTCAGACATGTTTGTAGTTCTGCATGTGGATACCTGTGGAGATGTTTTGGAGCAAGTGTCTGAAGTGACATCGTCCCACGTCAAGTTAGTCCAGCCAACTTTCTCGCCAGTTGGTGTAATGATCTTGAAGAAACTGGGCATTCCATTTCACTTTGACACGTTGGTGTACAAGACAAACAAAGAATTCCTCACCTTGGATGTTTACCTGGTGCCACCTGATCCATCCCTACAACAG gttGTGGAAAAATTGCAAAACTCTTGTAGATCCAGAAGAATCCTAAAACCAGGCCCAGACAAGTCCATGCAGTTGGGAAACAATTTCTCTCTCAAAACAGATTTGGTGGATGCAAAGATTCAACCCAGC GTGCGAGAGCTCAGACATGGTAGTAGTAATGTATTTGAGGTGTTTATCAGAAATGCAGACAGCGACTTCACCCTCAGGCTTGAAAGTAAGGAAGACATTTTCTGGACCTGTACCATCCATAAAG gagaCTACCAAAGTCAGAGCACTTATCACAAACAAg GTCAGCATTTTGTGGATCGCCATCGGACAGCTCTGATCGAGAGAGTGTGTAATACAAAAGCCATCCTGGATGAGCTTGTGGATAGAGGGTTGATCTCAGATGAGAGCTATGATGCTGTGAGAGCTCTAAAAACCACACGAGACCAGATGAGGGAGATTCACAAGTTTGTGACTGCAGCTGGCACCGAAGGCAAAGACGCACTTTATGAAATCCTGAAAGGGATGAAGAGTATGAGGCCTCTTGTTTCTGAGCTTGAGGGGTCTGGATGA
- the LOC117246426 gene encoding sterile alpha motif domain-containing protein 9-like isoform X1, producing MAKRPALSTAKGGQIYVESEIRDSFSLLDVVCANQFEGEIIDPTVADQTEENFYRGAPPEWLNFHISEQAVSDGTGTPFIRRDGYDTLVEQIQKQRKFPRISVVNLFHQPGCGGTTLAMKVLWDLRKTFRSAVLTDSTSDITKVAEEVVHLFTAGSRGHQNTVLLLVNDEQILEDLQESIMMKIAEQKIVIHMPVVILLSCVRKDEVLQGDQVFLQDVLSETEEKKFSEKKEELYRRFGDKCNQFHGFNIMQTSFSQTYIHEACSVFKNIKKANRPKKTQLVAFLSLLNAYVPGSYLLESQCLDFFKHDGYIHGDFSLEDRMEPFSHLIITFQPDGSEKRVCMAHPMIAQCYTKLMAEAGVTRSDTARNLLTCLCRGDVPQFLVGFVKDMLTKRRPKPKDMKTEENPISSEKMKEERFSRLILDIQRMESKKQSASVLKTATKKFYQNPFFPQALARFYYIELKHYILAEMWAERAKQRDPLNSFIADTLGQVHKNHLKNIGRHATPREILQLATKAIEAFKDEERLAENERGTDMKGDGKTKVSNVFNSRGQFGYLQVCNLVYDLLVSHNETWRDVLTKNVSLGSVLEALGDNKLFRFYDLINSLRDEVDRKCAFFDKYLTYSKPSTKKDDPSYISKDTSECYRNYVGDSPLRHFKQKGADLIQKLKQNRVDTSVGVLSCLDRECTESDLKEITTWWEELFLHKDSVTAVANCILAILPSKCREREEREFKLPLIPEDSPELHMLALLLCWPTDSEDKCVINLGKFILGMQHAYEHAYKMHFRSRYLRPLFFIGNGQDLDRIVHSKVLEEIFLDSNQETIQDWSNNWRNEKIFQEPKVQEHLLRVTGEVCNCRVYANVGGTSIELDANLRNSLWKHRQVFFYLGFTIRGPVAFAIQTKPAENVMSSSEPEQIQPDPSVSADTTGGQHFVDHHRTALIERVTDTGTILDKLMERGVISDESYDAVRALKTTQDQMKHILQCLVSASTRDKDALYEILKGMRSMKPLITELEECE from the exons ATGGCCAAGAGACCAGCCCTGTCTACTGCAAAAGGTGGACAAATTTACGTGGAAAGTGAAATCAGAGATTCATTTTCACTTTTGGATGTTGTCTGTGCAAATCAGTTTGAAGGAGAGATCATAGATCCAACAGTTGCTGATCAGACCGAAGAGAACTTTTACAGAGGGGCCCCTCCTGAATGGTTAAACTTTCACATTAGTGAACAGGCAGTGTCAGATGGCACGGGAACTCCTTTCATCAGACGAGATGGATACGATACACTCGTAGAACAAATtcagaaacagagaaaattccCTAGAATATCAGTTGTTAATCTGTTCCACCAGCCAGGATGTGGGGGGACCACGCTGGCCATGAAGGTGTTGTGGGACTTGAGGAAAACCTTCAGAAGCGCTGTTTTAACAGACTCAACCTCAGACATCACAAAAGTTGCAGAGGAGGTGGTCCACCTTTTCACAGCAGGCAGCCGAGgccaccagaacactgtgctgctgttagTAAATGATGAGCAGATTCTGGAAGATCTGCAAGAGAGCATTATGATGAAGATTGCTGAGCAGAAGATAGTCATCCATATGCCTGTGGTGATTTTACTCAGCTGCGTTAGAAAGGATGAAGTTCTACAGGGTGACCAAGTTTTCCTACAAGATGTACTTTCtgagacagaggagaaaaaatTCAGTGAGAAAAAGGAAGAACTTTACAGAAGGTTCGGTGATAAATGCAATCAATTCCATGGCTTCAACATAATGCAAACCAGTTTTTCTCAGACTTACATCCATGAAGCATGCTCTGTattcaaaaacatcaaaaaagcAAACAGACCAAAGAAGACCCAGCTTGTTGCCTTTCTATCCCTGCTGAATGCCTATGTACCAGGCTCATATCTCCTGGAGTCTCAGTGCCTGGATTTCTTCAAACATGACGGCTACATCCATGGAGACTTTTCACTGGAGGACAGAATGGAGCCCTTTAGCCATCTCATCATCACCTTCCAACCAGATGGATCTGAAAAGAGGGTCTGCATGGCTCACCCTATGATAGCACAGTGCTATACTAAATTGATGGCTGAGGCAGGTGTGACCAGAAGTGACACAGCAAGAAACCTCTTGACCTGTTTGTGCAGAGGTGACGTTCCTCAATTTTTGGTTGGTTTTGTCAAAGACATGCTCACCAAAAgaagaccaaaaccaaaagacaTGAAAACTGAAGAGAACCCAATCAGTAGTGAGAAAATGAAAGAGGAAAGATTTTCAAGACTGATTCTGGATATTCAAAGGATGGAGAGCAAGAAACAGAGTGCATCAGTTTTAAAAAcggcaacaaaaaagttttatCAAAATCCATTTTTTCCACAAGCACTTGCTCGTTTTTATTACATAGAACTAAAACACTACATTCTGGCAGAAATgtgggcagagagagcaaagcaAAGAGATCCCCTCAATTCATTCATTGCGGATACACTGGGCCAAGTCCATAAGAATCATCTGAAGAACATAGGCCGTCATGCCACACCAAGAGAGATTTTGCAGCTGGCCACAAAGGCTATTGAAGCTTTCAAAGATGAAGAACGACTTGCTGAAAATGAACGTGGGACAGACATGAAAGGAGATGGCAAGACCAAagtctcaaatgttttcaacaGCAGGGGGCAGTTTGGTTATCTACAGGTTTGCAACCTTGTGTATGACCTACTTGTCAGTCACAACGAAACTTGGAGAGACGTTCTCACAAAGAATGTGTCCTTGGGCTCTGTCCTTGAAGCACTTGGAGACAACAAACTCTTCAGATTTTACGATCTAATAAACAGCCTCAGAGATGAGGTTGAcagaaaatgtgcattttttgaCAAATATCTGACTTACTCAAAGCCCAGCACGAAGAAAGATGATCCCTCATACATTTCCAAAGACACCTCAGAATGCTACAGGAATTATGTCGGAGACTCCccactgaggcatttcaaacaAAAAGGCGCTGATCTCATCCAGAAGCTTAAACAAAACCGGGTGGACACCTCTGTTGGAGTACTCTCCTGTCTTGACAGAGAATGTACCGAATCAGACCTTAAAGAAATAACCACATGGTGGGAAGAACTCTTCCTGCACAAAGATTCAGTAACAGCGGTGGCCAACTGCATCCTCGCAATTCTTCCTTCtaaatgcagagagagagaagagagagaattTAAACTGCCTCTGATTCCCGAAGATTCACCTGAGCTCCACATGTTAGCCCTCCTCCTGTGCTGGCCTACAGACAGTGAAGACAAATGTGTCATCAACCTCGGGAAATTCATTCTGGGTATGCAACATGCCTACGAACATGCATACAAGATGCACTTTCGATCAAGGTACCTCCGCCCTCTGTTTTTCATTGGAAATGGTCAAGATTTGGACAGAATTGTTCACAGTAAGGTCCTCGAAGAAATATTTCTTGACTCAAATCAGGAAACAATACAAGATTGGAGCAACAACTGGAGGAACGAGAAGATTTTCCAAGAGCCCAAGGTCCAAGAACACCTTCTCAGAGTGACAGGGGAGGTATGTAACTGTAGAGTCTATGCAAATGTTGGTGGCACATCGATTGAGCTGGACGCAAACCTCCGAAACAGCCTCTGGAAACATCGCCAAGTATTTTTTTACCTTGGCTTTACCATCAGAGGACCTGTAGCCTTTGCCATCCAGACAAAACCTGCAGAAAATG TGATGAGCAGCTCAGAGCCAGAGCAAATACAACCTGACCCGTCTGTCTCAGCAGATACCACTGGAG GTCAGCATTTTGTGGATCACCATCGGACAGCTCTGATTGAGAGAGTGACGGATACAGGAACCATCCTGGATAAGCTCATGGAAAGGGGGGTGATCTCAGATGAGAGCTATGATGCTGTGAGAGCTTTAAAAACCACTCAAGACCAAATGAAGCACATTcttcagtgtttggtttcagCCAGCACAAGAGACAAAGACGCTCTCTATGAAATCCTGAAAGGGATGAGAAGTATGAAGCCTCTCATAACTGAGCTTGAAGAATGTGAATAa
- the LOC117246426 gene encoding sterile alpha motif domain-containing protein 9-like isoform X2, translated as MAKRPALSTAKGGQIYVESEIRDSFSLLDVVCANQFEGEIIDPTVADQTEENFYRGAPPEWLNFHISEQAVSDGTGTPFIRRDGYDTLVEQIQKQRKFPRISVVNLFHQPGCGGTTLAMKVLWDLRKTFRSAVLTDSTSDITKVAEEVVHLFTAGSRGHQNTVLLLVNDEQILEDLQESIMMKIAEQKIVIHMPVVILLSCVRKDEVLQGDQVFLQDVLSETEEKKFSEKKEELYRRFGDKCNQFHGFNIMQTSFSQTYIHEACSVFKNIKKANRPKKTQLVAFLSLLNAYVPGSYLLESQCLDFFKHDGYIHGDFSLEDRMEPFSHLIITFQPDGSEKRVCMAHPMIAQCYTKLMAEAGVTRSDTARNLLTCLCRGDVPQFLVGFVKDMLTKRRPKPKDMKTEENPISSEKMKEERFSRLILDIQRMESKKQSASVLKTATKKFYQNPFFPQALARFYYIELKHYILAEMWAERAKQRDPLNSFIADTLGQVHKNHLKNIGRHATPREILQLATKAIEAFKDEERLAENERGTDMKGDGKTKVSNVFNSRGQFGYLQVCNLVYDLLVSHNETWRDVLTKNVSLGSVLEALGDNKLFRFYDLINSLRDEVDRKCAFFDKYLTYSKPSTKKDDPSYISKDTSECYRNYVGDSPLRHFKQKGADLIQKLKQNRVDTSVGVLSCLDRECTESDLKEITTWWEELFLHKDSVTAVANCILAILPSKCREREEREFKLPLIPEDSPELHMLALLLCWPTDSEDKCVINLGKFILGMQHAYEHAYKMHFRSRYLRPLFFIGNGQDLDRIVHSKVLEEIFLDSNQETIQDWSNNWRNEKIFQEPKVQEHLLRVTGEVCNCRVYANVGGTSIELDANLRNSLWKHRQVFFYLGFTIRGPVAFAIQTKPAENGQHFVDHHRTALIERVTDTGTILDKLMERGVISDESYDAVRALKTTQDQMKHILQCLVSASTRDKDALYEILKGMRSMKPLITELEECE; from the exons ATGGCCAAGAGACCAGCCCTGTCTACTGCAAAAGGTGGACAAATTTACGTGGAAAGTGAAATCAGAGATTCATTTTCACTTTTGGATGTTGTCTGTGCAAATCAGTTTGAAGGAGAGATCATAGATCCAACAGTTGCTGATCAGACCGAAGAGAACTTTTACAGAGGGGCCCCTCCTGAATGGTTAAACTTTCACATTAGTGAACAGGCAGTGTCAGATGGCACGGGAACTCCTTTCATCAGACGAGATGGATACGATACACTCGTAGAACAAATtcagaaacagagaaaattccCTAGAATATCAGTTGTTAATCTGTTCCACCAGCCAGGATGTGGGGGGACCACGCTGGCCATGAAGGTGTTGTGGGACTTGAGGAAAACCTTCAGAAGCGCTGTTTTAACAGACTCAACCTCAGACATCACAAAAGTTGCAGAGGAGGTGGTCCACCTTTTCACAGCAGGCAGCCGAGgccaccagaacactgtgctgctgttagTAAATGATGAGCAGATTCTGGAAGATCTGCAAGAGAGCATTATGATGAAGATTGCTGAGCAGAAGATAGTCATCCATATGCCTGTGGTGATTTTACTCAGCTGCGTTAGAAAGGATGAAGTTCTACAGGGTGACCAAGTTTTCCTACAAGATGTACTTTCtgagacagaggagaaaaaatTCAGTGAGAAAAAGGAAGAACTTTACAGAAGGTTCGGTGATAAATGCAATCAATTCCATGGCTTCAACATAATGCAAACCAGTTTTTCTCAGACTTACATCCATGAAGCATGCTCTGTattcaaaaacatcaaaaaagcAAACAGACCAAAGAAGACCCAGCTTGTTGCCTTTCTATCCCTGCTGAATGCCTATGTACCAGGCTCATATCTCCTGGAGTCTCAGTGCCTGGATTTCTTCAAACATGACGGCTACATCCATGGAGACTTTTCACTGGAGGACAGAATGGAGCCCTTTAGCCATCTCATCATCACCTTCCAACCAGATGGATCTGAAAAGAGGGTCTGCATGGCTCACCCTATGATAGCACAGTGCTATACTAAATTGATGGCTGAGGCAGGTGTGACCAGAAGTGACACAGCAAGAAACCTCTTGACCTGTTTGTGCAGAGGTGACGTTCCTCAATTTTTGGTTGGTTTTGTCAAAGACATGCTCACCAAAAgaagaccaaaaccaaaagacaTGAAAACTGAAGAGAACCCAATCAGTAGTGAGAAAATGAAAGAGGAAAGATTTTCAAGACTGATTCTGGATATTCAAAGGATGGAGAGCAAGAAACAGAGTGCATCAGTTTTAAAAAcggcaacaaaaaagttttatCAAAATCCATTTTTTCCACAAGCACTTGCTCGTTTTTATTACATAGAACTAAAACACTACATTCTGGCAGAAATgtgggcagagagagcaaagcaAAGAGATCCCCTCAATTCATTCATTGCGGATACACTGGGCCAAGTCCATAAGAATCATCTGAAGAACATAGGCCGTCATGCCACACCAAGAGAGATTTTGCAGCTGGCCACAAAGGCTATTGAAGCTTTCAAAGATGAAGAACGACTTGCTGAAAATGAACGTGGGACAGACATGAAAGGAGATGGCAAGACCAAagtctcaaatgttttcaacaGCAGGGGGCAGTTTGGTTATCTACAGGTTTGCAACCTTGTGTATGACCTACTTGTCAGTCACAACGAAACTTGGAGAGACGTTCTCACAAAGAATGTGTCCTTGGGCTCTGTCCTTGAAGCACTTGGAGACAACAAACTCTTCAGATTTTACGATCTAATAAACAGCCTCAGAGATGAGGTTGAcagaaaatgtgcattttttgaCAAATATCTGACTTACTCAAAGCCCAGCACGAAGAAAGATGATCCCTCATACATTTCCAAAGACACCTCAGAATGCTACAGGAATTATGTCGGAGACTCCccactgaggcatttcaaacaAAAAGGCGCTGATCTCATCCAGAAGCTTAAACAAAACCGGGTGGACACCTCTGTTGGAGTACTCTCCTGTCTTGACAGAGAATGTACCGAATCAGACCTTAAAGAAATAACCACATGGTGGGAAGAACTCTTCCTGCACAAAGATTCAGTAACAGCGGTGGCCAACTGCATCCTCGCAATTCTTCCTTCtaaatgcagagagagagaagagagagaattTAAACTGCCTCTGATTCCCGAAGATTCACCTGAGCTCCACATGTTAGCCCTCCTCCTGTGCTGGCCTACAGACAGTGAAGACAAATGTGTCATCAACCTCGGGAAATTCATTCTGGGTATGCAACATGCCTACGAACATGCATACAAGATGCACTTTCGATCAAGGTACCTCCGCCCTCTGTTTTTCATTGGAAATGGTCAAGATTTGGACAGAATTGTTCACAGTAAGGTCCTCGAAGAAATATTTCTTGACTCAAATCAGGAAACAATACAAGATTGGAGCAACAACTGGAGGAACGAGAAGATTTTCCAAGAGCCCAAGGTCCAAGAACACCTTCTCAGAGTGACAGGGGAGGTATGTAACTGTAGAGTCTATGCAAATGTTGGTGGCACATCGATTGAGCTGGACGCAAACCTCCGAAACAGCCTCTGGAAACATCGCCAAGTATTTTTTTACCTTGGCTTTACCATCAGAGGACCTGTAGCCTTTGCCATCCAGACAAAACCTGCAGAAAATG GTCAGCATTTTGTGGATCACCATCGGACAGCTCTGATTGAGAGAGTGACGGATACAGGAACCATCCTGGATAAGCTCATGGAAAGGGGGGTGATCTCAGATGAGAGCTATGATGCTGTGAGAGCTTTAAAAACCACTCAAGACCAAATGAAGCACATTcttcagtgtttggtttcagCCAGCACAAGAGACAAAGACGCTCTCTATGAAATCCTGAAAGGGATGAGAAGTATGAAGCCTCTCATAACTGAGCTTGAAGAATGTGAATAa